In one Streptomyces marincola genomic region, the following are encoded:
- a CDS encoding ATP-binding protein has product MALTTSLAGRVRNTSLPKSHALLPLLEAVVNGIQAIDARFGNDVGRGRLSVRIQRSPQEELDLGPVGPGRVALKPIVGFSVEDNGVGFTPENMISFETLDSDHKADIGCRGVGRLLWLKAFERVSIRSAYEDEVGGLHGRQFRFSVEGEVEPDGEADSLGAVGTIVSLDGFKKSFQQSAAKSVDAIAREMFEHCIWYFLRPGGAPDITVTDDDETVSLNHLMDDFVFSEMPTTSIDVRGEKFDMVNLCLKSSTRNLAPRLYWCAANRVVMEENLTSKVPGLYGRLKDETSSPFTYVCYLSSTYLDNHVRADRTAFDIAERVPGAALIEDLSLDDIRVGVLKEVERILASPLSAAREEGKARVHAFVSNRAPRYRPVLSRLESLGVTVDPSIKDHDLELLLHSSLQKLEAAAIAEGQAVFAEEGSAQPEDYAERLARYLDTVTDINQSDLAAYVSRRRAILDVLTRLIRSDDQGKYSKEDAIHSLLIPMRTDSNEIGTDASNLWIIDERLAFHDYLASDKTLKSMPITGSDSTREPDVLATRLVGSPVLAAEGETLPLPSIVVIEIKRPMRNDASEDKDPIQQCLEYVKRVRAGGVKTASGRQIPETHEAPAFCYVIADLTPTMVDRCKYASLRPTHDGMGYFGFNEPYKAYIEVVNFDRLVNAATERNRAFFDKLGLPSS; this is encoded by the coding sequence ATGGCGCTGACTACGTCACTGGCCGGCCGGGTCCGGAACACGAGCCTGCCGAAAAGCCATGCCCTCCTGCCGCTGCTTGAGGCCGTCGTCAACGGCATCCAGGCGATCGACGCCCGGTTCGGCAACGACGTCGGGCGTGGTCGCCTGAGCGTCAGGATTCAGCGCAGCCCGCAGGAGGAACTCGACCTCGGCCCCGTTGGCCCTGGACGTGTGGCGCTCAAACCCATCGTCGGCTTCAGCGTCGAGGACAACGGGGTGGGCTTCACCCCGGAGAACATGATTTCGTTTGAGACGCTGGACAGCGACCACAAGGCTGACATCGGCTGCCGTGGCGTGGGACGCCTGCTCTGGCTCAAGGCGTTCGAAAGGGTCTCGATCCGCAGCGCCTATGAAGACGAAGTCGGGGGCCTCCACGGACGACAGTTCCGGTTCTCCGTCGAGGGGGAGGTCGAGCCGGACGGGGAAGCGGACAGCCTGGGTGCTGTCGGCACGATCGTGAGTCTTGACGGATTCAAGAAGTCCTTCCAGCAGAGCGCGGCGAAGTCTGTCGACGCCATCGCTCGTGAGATGTTCGAGCACTGCATCTGGTACTTCCTTCGCCCAGGTGGGGCGCCTGACATCACGGTCACCGACGACGACGAGACCGTCTCGCTCAACCACCTCATGGACGACTTCGTCTTCTCCGAGATGCCGACGACTTCGATCGACGTCAGGGGAGAGAAGTTCGACATGGTGAACCTCTGCCTCAAGTCCTCGACGCGCAATCTCGCGCCACGGCTGTACTGGTGCGCCGCGAACCGCGTGGTCATGGAGGAGAACCTCACGAGCAAGGTGCCAGGGCTCTACGGGCGGCTCAAGGACGAGACGTCGTCTCCCTTCACGTATGTCTGCTACCTGTCCTCGACCTACCTGGACAACCACGTCCGCGCCGACCGCACGGCCTTCGACATCGCCGAGCGGGTGCCGGGCGCGGCTCTGATCGAAGACCTGTCGCTGGACGACATCCGTGTGGGCGTGCTGAAGGAAGTCGAGAGGATCCTCGCCAGCCCGCTCAGCGCGGCGCGGGAGGAGGGCAAGGCGCGGGTCCACGCATTCGTGAGCAACAGGGCGCCGAGGTACCGGCCCGTTCTGTCGCGGCTTGAGTCGCTCGGCGTGACCGTGGATCCGTCCATCAAGGATCACGACCTTGAGTTGTTGCTGCACAGCAGCCTCCAGAAGCTCGAAGCCGCCGCGATCGCCGAGGGCCAGGCCGTCTTCGCCGAGGAAGGCTCTGCTCAGCCGGAGGACTATGCCGAACGGCTCGCCCGGTACCTGGACACGGTGACCGACATCAACCAGTCCGACCTGGCCGCGTACGTCTCGCGCCGGAGGGCGATCCTCGATGTGCTCACCAGGCTGATCAGGTCCGATGACCAGGGCAAGTACAGCAAGGAGGACGCGATCCACTCGCTGCTCATCCCGATGCGGACCGACTCGAACGAAATCGGCACGGACGCGTCGAACCTGTGGATCATCGACGAGCGGCTTGCGTTCCACGATTACCTCGCCTCCGACAAGACGCTCAAGAGCATGCCGATTACCGGATCCGATTCGACAAGGGAGCCCGATGTGCTCGCGACTCGGCTTGTCGGCTCCCCGGTGCTGGCCGCGGAGGGCGAAACGCTGCCGCTGCCGTCCATCGTCGTGATCGAGATCAAACGACCGATGCGTAATGACGCCTCGGAGGACAAGGATCCGATCCAGCAGTGCTTGGAGTATGTGAAGCGTGTGCGCGCCGGTGGCGTGAAAACCGCATCGGGGCGGCAGATCCCCGAGACGCATGAGGCACCCGCTTTCTGCTACGTCATCGCCGATCTCAC